A segment of the Zingiber officinale cultivar Zhangliang chromosome 8B, Zo_v1.1, whole genome shotgun sequence genome:
tttggattaatcattgagttagactcgaatgaactcactcattggattaagtgtaatccgaattagactcattgagttagactcaaatagatccaattgttggattgagtcgaattgcatggaaccaatgggttagattcattgggtgaacttgagttcaccaaggaagttgaatggtcaaaaattcaaccattggattgaatggttgattttgagtcattggattagaagatgaaagggtggagactcttggtattccatgggatggttataaatatcatttggatgatattttcatAAGATTTgatcacttgagaaggtgaatAGTCtctttgcatcttcttcttcctctttcccttgcttggccgaaacatacattgaaggttgctagcacaaccttgtgtgttcttctccatcttgttgagtttgtgagacaaacgaatgcaaggcttgttcgtgtggataccgtagaagcgcgaacgcttgatcgtgctgtgatccgagctgtcgggagatcgtgagcacgcttcaaaggtataactctatcatgtctttagatctaacttagtataagattatgtttcctttcgcatggatcttctgaaggaaatatatttttccgctgcgcgtttgcgtgtttaatCAACCTATTCCCTTACAAATTTCACGCAGATGATCATAGACGCGAGTGATCGATGGAAACAAGCAATACATGCAAGCAAGCAGCAGGATGTGTGCATGAGCACTTGCATGTGTAAAGAGAGCAACCAGTGCAAGATAGTATCTTGATGCTCGCAGCCTAGTCAAAGGGCAAGTGTCAGCAAATGTCAAGAAGACTGAAAGTTTGAGATGTCTGGAGAAGCAAGGATTGCAAATCGCACAGATGAAAATTATGAGAGCTGACCATGGATGGAAATGTGGCATGTGAAGGCTACCAACAGTGAAGGTCCTACAGAGGTTCTAGTAGCATGTGTTGTTGGCTGATTGCATGGAGAATGCTCTGCTGCTGGGTCATTCAGACAAAGGTAGAGGCAGCAATTTTAACAAATAAAGACGACTATTCTTGAATAGACAGGGTAGGAATTGTGCCATTCCTCACACCAGCTACTCATGCAACTAGAGGTGTCAGCAGTCAGGAAGCACAAAAAAGAGAGATGCATTGCTGCTTAGTTCAGTAACAATAAGGTGCAAAGAAGCGCTGTATTGCTTGCATAAAGATAGTAAAGATGTGGATGAGGGTGGAGGCTGCTGACCTCGACCTTAGGGAATGTTCTTCTTTAGAAAACACTAGCCTAAAAGGGTAGCCCCAATACACCTTAATCAAATAACATTGTagtaaaaggtgattacgctcatcTTAGACATCCCTCACAGTCCATTCCTaagttatgtgaagggaggtaaatcacgggatcAACTTATAGCCGACCGCCAAGTGGTTAGGGGTGAGAGATGTTTTTTCCCGAGGGCATGCATCCACCGGGAATTAACCCCTTACCCCATTGTAGAAAAGCTATCACCTTCTAGCTACCCCGTGGGGACACCTTAATCAAATAACATGCAAATATATATGTAGACTCTTGATAAAATTTGAACATAGAAAATCCAATAATAGCTAGTGTGGAACCTTCTATGTAACCTTTACACCTATAAATTGAATAAGTTGAGAAACAAAGGGGAGAAACTAACAAAGTTTTCAGGTTCACTAAACAAAAATCCAAGCATAAGTGTCAGGCTGTGCAATTTCAACAATTATTTCACAATTAAAGCCTATAAAATGTAGGACATGCCAAAAGATTTGtgcaaattttattataaaacaacaaaaaaaacatgATATTTATACAAAATTATCCGTGATTCATTTATGTCCATTGCAACTAACCAAATCATAAAAATTCTTGCTTGCATTAGCTCAAGTAACAATTTCAGAACATGCGATCGCAAATTTTCTGCTCTAAATGTAATGCAAAAACTTCACCTACTTGATGGAAATAAATGCACAAAAACACCACAAAAATAAGTTTAcaaaagcttttgatgaaaaGCAACTCAGCTTGATATATCCTTTGTCAAAATTTGTGgtgtttaaataaaatttaaggaAATAGTAAATCACCATTGTCATTTTAGAGTTTGCTTTAGGTCCAGAAATTTAAGATAGTAAGTTAATTAGCCATCTCGTGTAATTGATCAATAGCATGCCAATGTAAATAAACCATCCAGTGAGAATGATCACCAAAATCATAAAGCATTACTAAGATGCACCTCTATTCTGCATTATGCTATTCTATTGCTAAATGCACTGTCGAGCAGAGAGACAAGAGGCAAAAAGAAATTTTAGCAGAATATAATACAATGAAGTGAAACAGGCATAACCTTACAGCATAATGATGTAGAAGAATGTTGGACATCACAGCGGCCTCATGATTATTGTCTCATTGTTGAACCTACGAATTTCAGAAATAGGACCCAGAAGAGGCTAGAAGTCAATGCTGTAATAAGAAACAAAAGAGAAGGCATATTAAAAAAGCACTACTCAGAACCAAGGTAAATAAATCAAAAATCAATTAAACAACACATCTGATTGCATGGAGAATGCTCTGCTGCTGGGTCATTCAGGCAAAGGTAGAGGCAGCATGACGCATTAGTTAGCACTCCGCTCCATCATTGTCAGACCCCAAATCATGAAATTCTGAAAGGATGTAAAAAGTAAAATATGTAATAGCAGTGAGATTATCTGTAGATATCACATCTCAGACAAGCCAGAAATTGTTATTAAATTTCAAAACAACCAATTTCTTATATCCGCAAATCCTTATATCCGCAAATCCCAATAAACACTCCATATCAGAATGATAATTATTAAACTGCATTACCATAAACAGTcattagatttttagaaattgatAATAGCACATCAATCTCCAAACAAAACCTGCTTCTGAAGTACAGAAATTAAGATTTGACAATAAAGTTCGAACAACATTGTCCACTATAAAAAAACAGAGTGCGGAGTTCCAAGGAAGAATACCAAAAACATAAGTCAAAAATCCATACAGCGATAAACAGCGAAAAATATAAAAGCAGTTCCAGTATTTGAACAACTGTTGCATCGGAAGCCTTTCTCGATATCCAGCACCAACAGAGATTGAAAATCCATGTGATCTTTAAACGACACAGAACCACGACCTCGGAATGGAACTAGAACACAGGAGACAACAATTAGAAAGGAAATCGAACATGATGTATGGGTGACCAATGCTTTGCACAAGTAGTTTCGTAAATACATGTTAAATGATATCATCTATACCTAAACTTGTCCATATCCACCCATTGATCCAGTCGGTCTCCTTGATGCTGGAGCTGTCCCAGTAGGGTAAGAACTGCCACCTCCAGCTGCTTGTTGAGCAACAGACTGACTGCTCTGATACCCCTGAGGGCCCTGAAACCCTGGAGGTCCTTGAAACCCTGGCGAACCTTGAAAACCTGTAGCTCCCTGGAAACCAGCAGTTCCCTGATATACAGAACTTGCAGCCCCATAGTTTGGCACCTGTGCCATCTGAGGCAAAGTGGGTGCAGTCTGCTGACTCCCTGCAGCACCAAACGTAGTTGCAAAGGCAGGGTTCAAAGTAAGAGCAGAAGGTGTCATTCCAAATGCAGCTGGATTCTGCCCAGCAGCTGCCAGTAAAGCAAGCACAGCAGCATTAGACTGCATAGCCTGCCCATATGCTTGTGCCCCGCCCATGCCAAGAAAACCCTGCCCCATCAATGCAGCTTGTTGTGCtaacccaatatctgatacaggCATTGTATATCCAGGACCATTGAGATTTCCTTTATTCGGTGCTGCATTGAGTGGAGCTGCTGTGTTATAATGGTGTGCCCCCTTACTTCTGTCGTTAGCCCTCTCACATTGAAGAATAATACCCTCAAAATTCTTGTTTGGCTCCTCAAGGGCTCTCATTGCGCCCTCCACTGTTTTATAGACAAACAAAGCATACCCTTTAGGCCTCCCAGTATTCCGATCAAAACCAATAGGACCCTCCTCGATCTCACCATACTGGGAGAAAAAAGCAAGGAGACGGCCACCATCGACATCGGCATGAACATTTCCTACATAGATCTTTCTAGCTACGTTATCCTGATAAGTGGTAAAACTAATACTAGGACCAGGGTTAGAGTTCAGATGGTTTGGCGCCGAGTTCTGGAAATTGGTTGTGGAGCCAGCAGATGCGAGTTGGCAAGAGGTCATGCGGCCGTCGATTAGCTTCTGTGGGCGGCGGAGGGCATGGCGGGAGGAGCTCCGGTGGCGGAATAGAACAAAGCCATATCCCTTGGATCGGCCGTTGACCTTGTCGTAGATGACGCGGCAATCATCGATGTCCCCGTAGCGGGAGAACGAGGAGCGGAGGGCATCGGCGGTGGTGTTCCAGTCGAGGCCGTGGATGAAGAGCTTGCGGTAGGAGGGATCTAGGTCAGAGGTGCGGCGTATCTCGTCCAGGGTAGCGGCATCGGATGCGGCGGCGAAGCGGAGGAGCGCAACGAGCTGGTCCCTGGAGAACAGCTCAATAAGCTTACCCACCTCGTCGTCATCCCCGTCGGCGTCCTCTTCGTCGGAGGTGGGAGCGGGCGTGTAGAGGACGGTCGGAGGAAGGGGATCGGAGGCGCCGGTGAGGAGCTCATCCTCTTGGTCGATCTTCCGCTTCTTCGTCGCCATCGAGACGGCTTCGGAGAGGACTCCACTCCACTGCAAGGGTTTTGAGTTCTAGTTTTTAGGTCCGATTAAGTACCAAAATTGTAAATAAACGGGCCAAGAGGCCCAAGACCCACCAAGCGATCGGCCTAATTTGACCCAGTACCATAAAAAAACAATCGATTTTTATGAACCAATGAAaactgagaaaataaaataaaataagtattcTCCGAGCCTTCCATTGAATATTTTCTtccctttgaaaagttcaaaggcATAAAACGTTTCCAAAAGGATCGACCCCCTCCCGAAGAATGGCAGAGTAGTAGGGTGTCTTTTAAGTTTTTTAGGTCTTTAGAATAATAATTTTGAtctattaataaataaattttattaatagatGATTAACTAAAGATATTTGATCAATAGATCGTCTACTACAAACATTTTCTAATTCATTGATGAGAAATCTTCATACGATCAAGTTTATCATCTTAGAATCTGCTTAAGTTAGATACTTggtatcaattaaaaaaaataaaacatttattAGTACACGGAATTTGAAATCAAATTACTTAATTATCTTAATTTCGCATTAGTTATCTATTCTCGTAACACTAAGGGTGTGTTTAGTTTAGGATTAATGGATTATATATTGGTATAATCATtcttaggtcaaggtttaccAGCTTGATTAAACTGAAATTAGCTCAAGTCTGAGTTGGCtcaaatttgagttttaatgtttgtcAATATGTGAGAAATaagtcaagtgagtcaaggaaATACCGAATATTTATCCAGAGAAATCCTAATTACTAGAAGTTAGGTAACAGGAAGTCCTAATTAAAGGTTAGGCAACAAGAAGTCCTAACGGAAGGTTAGGTAACGGAAAGCCCTAACGGAAGGTTAGGTAGCGGGAAGTCCTAACGGAAGGTTAGGTaatggaaagtctaagtgggtcaaggaaaaTCGCACGTTGACAAAAAAGAAAAactctaactgcagttaggcaagggaaagtcttaACAAAGGTTAGGCAGAGTGAAAGTGTACCAAATGACTCGTTCTAACTAAAgcttaggcaaaaaaaaaatcaagtgggTCAATGAGGACTGCACTTAGTGATCGGAAGTccttggcaaagagaaagtccaagtacgcCAAAAGTTGACAGGACATTTGACAcaagatgaaaagtccaagtaggtcaagcattgactggacacttgatgGAGAAGTCCCAATGAGTCATGATTGACCTTATGTTGCGCAAGAGAACCCTAAACTTGGATTTCAGAGTttagggttgggcaatcgatCAACTCAATCAATTATCCCAAGTTTAATCGATTAGGCATATCTTATAATCAATTGGGGCTGCTCCAATCAATTATGAAGTTTCACAAAGCTTGtttttgttagggtcgatttgtatcTAGGGGGTGAATAGATCATCGCGCTCCAGTTGCTTGCTTCGTGAGgatgatatgcagcagaaataCACACAAAGCACACTCACAACCACTAATactatgatttacttggtatccacctcaagaagaggtgactaatccaaggatccacacacgacgcactctccactaagagAAACACTCtttttcgataactaccgaaggcagagaagccttgtacaaacccacacaacaagatacaacacacacaagaagaaaaatacaagaatataaagtaaaacctcttcttgcttgaccttgttgttgaagaacgcctcttgaaccttggaaatgTAACAGTACTTGctcccaagagcttccaagaactggcggtgagtgcTCGGAGAAATCGCGTGAAGATTGGGAAGGAGAGTTGCGGAGAAGAAACTCGCCAACGGCTATATACTTCgcgcttctagggctcccaatcaattgggtatactcctaatcgattgccacgtcagatttGCGTCATCCTAGTCGTCCATCGCTCGCTACCTGTGCAACGgtcactcccaatcgattgggggaggcttgaatcaatcggttgattgattcagagtgcctctgtgctcactggaagctgcctgaatcgatcgatcgatctattcaggctttctcgcgatcgcgcgagaaaacCAGttgccaatcgatcgaccgattgattggcgGTGCCCGatcaattggttgatcgattgagcagCTCTCTATGCTAGCGACacttgctcccaatcaatcggccgatcgattgggtcgcTGCTTGTCgtagcactctcccaatcgattgggcttgggtcaatcgatcagccgattgattgccCCAACGttgacttgcctaaactcaagtccaagattCCCAAACCCAATATCTGGTCAATCGTGACTTGTTGGGACTCTTTCTACCTAgcatttggtcaattttgacctgctgggacttcttcaccaagtgtccggtcaatcctttgccccacttggaattttctccttgtgccaagtctccagtcaaccttgacccagttggactaccatctcgtgccaagtgtccgatcctccatgacccacttggacttccacagaTGTCTGGTTacccttaacccatctggatttcctcgtaccaagtatccggtcaattctttgacctacttggtgttggagcaatcccaatggtccgtgggaccatgtgttttggtgtttgggcaaagggtttaagttagatttaccctcgttatttgatatgtgtacttgagttgtgcaggactgcaggtgacacatgtgactcaggttgacggcttcgggtccggtgaaggatggagcatccgagggaccgtggacaaggcagcaaggacaagggccgagggaagcgacttcgaggcatacgcgaaggatgacattggggacgagccgcgggcttggatgcatccgagggacgagagccaaaggaagtaggcttgaaggcaagaggtcaaggctgcaaagaaaagtcaaatgagtcgtgagggtacgagtgcatgagagattgtactcggagtaaaatcctagttttagggttttactgtagcggcactgtagcagcactgtagctcACTGTAGTAGTTACtatagcgcactgtagcagtcgactggtgtatggaccagtcgactgatgcactgtagcagagccgttgagatagccgttgggctggcaccagtcgactggtgcaaggaccagtcgactggtaacgggcaaatcaggttctgatttgttccaagctctataagaaggagcttggtatggccggccaaggcgacgaaattagacttggttaaagcctaattagtagtcaccaaagtgctcaaggtctcttgtgtctaagtgttcttggttggtgttgtggcgaggtttctccacccacaaggagttgcttgagtagccggagtttgccgggggctaatccaccgaaggatcgggatcgtccaccttacggacagccgtggagtaggagcatcatctccgaaccacgttacatcgacgtgcattggtttgcttgttcttttctttgtcattagcttttgtattcgttattagtatttgtatttccgcttgcgcactaacgaatacgtaggaagcgagtatttgggggtgtcgtctatccaaccccccttcaagccggccaccgatcctccaacaagtggtatcagagcgaggacgctctccgttggactaaccgccaaggaagcataagatggccgggtttattgtcccaccaaaatttgaaggaggaagccttggggacatcaccttttggatggtgaagatgaagagcttcctcgacacggattgggacacaatgatggtcgtcgaagaaccatttgaagccccaagagacaagaaaggaaagaagctccgaacacgacattggacggaggagcaaacctcacgatcggaggcaaactcaaaggtaatagcaattttaattgatttattgcctcctaatgtgataaatggtgtaggtgagtataagaacgcccatgatttgtggagcaaagtgaagaaatttccatgggaggaatttttgcctacacaagaagaagaagaaaaatccgaagaaagtgatgaagtggtccaagaggagaagaaggatcaatcggatgtagagcccaaggagttgagcttagtagctcaagaagaggaggtggagcaaacggaagttgagtcacgctcaacttccaaggagaaagaggagaaggatgaagaaatgccatccactagtgtggatgaggagacatcctcaaagattgaagaacaatccaagacgagcgaagaagaagaagtcttggaaatcaacctagcaagcacctccaccgaagtcaagtcaaaggaccatatcatttgcttcggttgccatgagaaaggacactacaagagtagatgtcctatgggtaagaaagaggtaaattctaaacccattcaagttgattcgaatactaatgtgggttgtagaaatgatggtgccaagaagaagaaggagaagaagcacattagatgcttcacttgtggtgaaatagggcactaccacaccaaatgcccaaagaagaaagagctcaagaagttggcgcatttgaagatgtgggagaagaagtggaggaagaatggaggctcatgtcaagggggagctccaaaggtaaagggtaaggtaaaccctaatttaaatttgaagtcaaatttaaactcctccatgcatgctaggaaaaataatgttaatcattatatgcccatgcaaaattttggttttaaatatcatgatagaaatagggtaaatgtagatcataaccctaggagacctatacatgatagacctagacacgttaaattctcattacctaaggagaagaaggtaatggagaaccaaggcattaatcccaagaaggggagacacatgcctaggaagggtaggtctaggaatgtccaaggtggacatgttgactctagggttaggaacctagaaatggagaatcaagctttgaaggcaaagcttgatggtttagagaaattccttaagagattcactattggatctaagggattaagtatggtgttgggtagccaaaaacccaacaatgatagatcgggtttgggataccgatctagtccctccaaggttaaaagaagaccatgtgctagggtagcacatgataagggcaagggagagtcatccaatgccaataaaaagaaatatgctagggttgcatatgattatggcaaggatgatgtgtccaaggtcaagaagataaggagatcttctaagggacatcattgtggtttggccacaatagatgagtcacctagggaggtggctaaggttaagagctctagggggagctccaagagtcaatttgggacccatggccaatggatctcaggtgggttctacttgggggtctagaggagccatggagtgtgccaaatggtttagagacggatttgagtctcaaacctagggatttggcacacatggattgtgtttcatgcaagaaatatgacatttggggtcatatagcatgataattggttttggatgtatagatgtcatataaaccaatgctatggatgcattgtgggttggtatgggcaaatacatcaaaaggaagtcaaaactaggactttaggtcaaggttcaattgaaccatttagctagttttggattttgtgtcaatcttggaatttgtgatagatacattttgtaatgtatttttcccaagtagacaagggtacaatagacctctccacaaaatttggggattttcggaggtctagggaattactggtgcatttctgaagttggcctgaaaaggctgattttttcagaaatagggtaccagtcgactggtgcagataccagtcgactggtaacagtgtttttgagcacagaatgtctctgtaagctcattttgtcgataccagtcgactggtgatgataccagtcgactggtaacagtaaattttgactacagaatgtttctgtaaggttctgtcgaagggggcagtcgactggcacttagggcagtcgactgataccagcctgaaagtgtttttcagtgctgatcttgaccatgtcaacttgtttagatgtatgggatccatgggggataaatacatgagtttagggtcaatttagatgataagttttcaacaattgggatattgttggagatctttttggatgttaggcaaagggggagaattaaggtttagttgggaaaacctttagtgtctttgcatagggggagccttgggatatgttcttaaaaagccctgtgataaaatcctagctcaatggggagcgtaggtgtagggggagccttgtgataggttccaatgcatgtttgcgttttgtttcggcggttgccaagtgtgtagccttggcaatgtaagtccattcggcggagtaagtccaagtgtgtagccttggtatcgtaagtccattgtattagcatgtttatttgctatttgttttccctaacttaaacgtattgccaaacaccaaaaagggggagattgttggagcaatcccaatggtccgtgggaccatgtgttttggtgtttgggcaaagggtttaagttaggtttaccctcgttatttgatatgtgtacttgagttgtgcaggactgcaggtgacacatgtgactcaggttgacggcttcgggtccggtgaaggatggagcatccgagggaccgtggacaaggcagcaaggacaagggccgagggaagcgacttcgaggcatacgcgaaggatggcattggggacgagccgcgggcttggatgcatccgagggacgagagccaaaggaagtaggcttgaaggcaagaggtcaaggctgcaaagaagagtcaaatgagtcgtgagggtacgagtgcatgagagattgtactcggagtaaaatcctagttttagggttttactgtagcggcactgtagcagtactgtagcagtc
Coding sequences within it:
- the LOC122015103 gene encoding UBP1-associated protein 2B-like; protein product: MATKKRKIDQEDELLTGASDPLPPTVLYTPAPTSDEEDADGDDDEVGKLIELFSRDQLVALLRFAAASDAATLDEIRRTSDLDPSYRKLFIHGLDWNTTADALRSSFSRYGDIDDCRVIYDKVNGRSKGYGFVLFRHRSSSRHALRRPQKLIDGRMTSCQLASAGSTTNFQNSAPNHLNSNPGPSISFTTYQDNVARKIYVGNVHADVDGGRLLAFFSQYGEIEEGPIGFDRNTGRPKGYALFVYKTVEGAMRALEEPNKNFEGIILQCERANDRSKGAHHYNTAAPLNAAPNKGNLNGPGYTMPVSDIGLAQQAALMGQGFLGMGGAQAYGQAMQSNAAVLALLAAAGQNPAAFGMTPSALTLNPAFATTFGAAGSQQTAPTLPQMAQVPNYGAASSVYQGTAGFQGATGFQGSPGFQGPPGFQGPQGYQSSQSVAQQAAGGGSSYPTGTAPASRRPTGSMGGYGQV